The window ttattacatccttgtggctaaatgaaatcctaatgatccctaaccctttttagtaccaccattatcatggggactgaattgggatgatgaacacatcttaaaatgtgtttcaagaggagaaggatggataagccaaaaagggaTCACGGGTgactacgattctgttttccatcagatctatagtcattttgtaaaaataataTATGGAGCTCTataactcaaacggaccccaaaccagttccaaacgttcacaaattgagttggatAACTTTCTTAAGCaagccaacctcactgataagggctttatctatgtgaaagaatgtCATCTtttctgttaggtctgatccgggtctgctctgatatgtcattttgttttcatcatttctaaggcttggaaaaggatccagagtgattccaaatttctatatgttccttatattatgaatctaagatctggagaatatggggtgttatttccaattataaattggttagaatggatccacactccaggtcagtgggcagtcaccagcttttgctagtgctgtgattgtccacaatgtgaattttatatatggAGTTTGAGATTTGCTTTtaattcaattccaactctgagactttcacttgtatgtcctttacttctcttaattttttttggacgaattctactcacaagttgggtagaattggccaacatcacttgactgtattgttggagacagaagtgatacaccattttgtaaaattcatatttaattcatcttttggagttagaatgagttctttatagttgtggaatcctgagcaatcatagttttctataaaatttagttaaatctatgtttctgttttagattttggagtaaatccgttttgaacagcaggtctgttttagagaccttgctgtgattactcttttctcaactcatagcttcattacttctcctttctaacttttagtccttcttaggtgaggttttgaagtttgctcaagcttggtagcattatttgattgttagccatccttaatactcagtcaaggtgagttctctcacaccgttgtattgatgattgtgtttgctagttagctcgtgtgtgattatttgaatttattataaaagcatgctatataagtattgttttaattcgtacatgtgcactgtatgtaactaatcatggatatggggacaccaccaaaggatacggatttaccggtgcggtgggtaggtaagatcaccaacttAATACtcatcgtgaggtgcggtgattagggccaagtgatacgggatcttcccggtgcggctcaaacctacaagtccttcttgtaTTATTGGCTTTGATTTTTTCTTTGcccttattataaaactataattggaaaatggattagggttagtaaatatgaatgttagtacaatgtctgtgtttgaattcactaagcttcgtgcttacgtttttcccttataacttttcaggtgttaagattagagaggctaaggcttgacatggagcaccgggacatcgctactagttatttttgttgggaccttattattattattacttccgcacttattttatatgattattaagttgatgattatgttatgactatttctgttgttttaatttaatttaagatgggttttaaaagtttaaaatttttgcaaaaatttgggtgtcacaagttggtatcagagccacagtttgagggaactaggcattcttaaggatgttctagactcaaatttgaggctctataagagtttattttctttttaaaatatttttcaaacctTCTAAAGACTAGTAGTGGAAGATGTCGCGGTGTACCAGTCAGCCAGCCAagtaagccttatttcttatgttaaatgtttatgttaaattgttgactatgaattggattctactagccttaaaatattagattacacatttagttagtgttaacatgtgagagagttgtaaaattaacggctagagcgaactggaaattttgaaactagacgcgaatgcgaaattggaacttgtgtggaaggtagtagaaggGCCCCTACTATTTGAAACATCGGTGCTGGTTTCGAGTCGGGGCAAGGTTGAAAATTTTTCGGCAAGCTGAGTGTTTTGTCTTCCTAGAAATATATAGGCTAAAttgtttctaagattttccttCTTCTGTGGATACCAATGGCTCTACCTGctcgacttaatcagctccaaatAGAGTAAGTTAGGGTTATTGTCGCTGAGGAATTCAATAACGGTTTCAACGAACTAATCCCGGGTGTGACCAACGACATAATCAACCAATTCGGTGCTCTTCTGGATGAGCGCCTCGCGGCTATTCCCGGGGAAGCGTTACTGTCTCTGCCTGTTCAGGATTCGGCATACTACTTCGAGAAGTTCAAAAAGTGTAGCCCTCCTCTTTGGAATGGTGAATCCGACCCAGTTGCTACTAAGCCCTAGATGTCAGATGTTGAGGGCGCCTTCATAAGTGTTGGGTGTCCGGACTAGTACAAAGCATTGATCGCCATGAATCAGCTGTGAAAAAGGGGAAAGACATAGTGGAACACCATCACCGCTCTATTGAACGAAGACGAAGTGAGGGCcatgtcttgggcccaatttgtggagaggttcgaggcacaatatgtgcctaaggtggagcagcagcggatgcagcaagagttcatggccttacAGCAGACTACCGAATCCGTTAGTGACCTGAACGCCAAGTTCTTGGAGATGCTATCTTTTTGCCCCTCGTTTGCTGGGAACGAGGCCTGGTTAGTCAGCCGATACACGGCCATACTACGTATCGAGATTCGAGAATTCGTTAGCATGCAGGAGTTCTCGACTTTATCTGTGATCATGAATGTAGCGAggaggagggaaatcgagttgcagACCCAGTCCAAGAGGAAGGCCAATGACACCTCTTCCAAGACATCCAGAGATGCCCAGAAAACGCAAAAGCAGGGTAGTAAGTCAAGGTATGAGTATAGGACGTCTTCAGGGCGAGAAAATTATCTTGATATGCTACAACTGCAAAAAGCCAGGGCATCATTGGAAGAATTGTAGGGATCCCCCTGCGAGTGCAGTACCTCATATTACTTCTGCAGTTCCCGTCTGCTATCACTGCAACGAGACGGGACACAAGAAGCCTGAATGCCTGAAGTTGAAGACTGGTAAAGGAGACAGGGGTACAAATCCTGCAATTGCATCATCCTCTAAGGGAACCACTATGGTGACACGAGGTCGTGCTCACCAGATGACTGTGGAGGAGCCGGTGATTACAACGACAGTGGCAGAAACTTATTTGCTAGATTCCAAGCCcgatgttgttatgtttgatagcgGTGCTACCCATTCTTTTGTATCTC of the Lactuca sativa cultivar Salinas chromosome 6, Lsat_Salinas_v11, whole genome shotgun sequence genome contains:
- the LOC128126884 gene encoding uncharacterized protein LOC128126884, which encodes MTPLPRHPEMPRKRKSRVVSQGMSIGRLQGEKIILICYNCKKPGHHWKNCRDPPASAVPHITSAVPVCYHCNETGHKKPECLKLKTGKGDRGTNPAIASSSKGTTMVTRGRAHQMTVEEPVITTTVAETYLLDSKPDVVMFDSGATHSFVSHTFINRLGRSIGKLAHPKVVDVVDNRTIYVTDVCRG